A genomic stretch from Pseudomonadota bacterium includes:
- a CDS encoding ATP-binding protein, whose product MFTSELTQRIIRFNPWLLQTGRAKSLPAKYLPGTYIHRAAENLSFEASRAVLVVGPRQSGKSTLLWHLLQDVFPNVLFLNMEDPLFRIGFKSPFDLLSLIEKEYPFIKAVFIDEIQHMEEAGLFIKGLVDEKTGLSVFITGSSSFDLRSKTRESLAGRAQRTTLYPFSMQELLNNESPGNAAEVRAFVDRTVADQLLYGSYPAVHLATIRKKKIELLNDLVEALILRDASDLYRIKRVDAFRKLLNLLALQTGNMINLSEIASLCNTNVGTISSHIEILEESHIVKVLRTFAGGRRREITGAIKIFFIDNGIRNELLNGFSEDLSLRADAGQLFENWAFTELQKNMPFLGTIHFWRSKAGAEVDFVIEYGGESFGMEIKFTGLTRPGLSRSSRSFIEAYSPKRFALLNRTLEETVTVGTTEVNFITPAGLTRWLNLVFA is encoded by the coding sequence ATGTTCACATCCGAACTTACCCAGCGGATTATCCGTTTCAATCCGTGGCTTTTACAAACCGGCAGAGCAAAATCCCTGCCCGCAAAATATCTTCCAGGCACATATATTCACAGAGCCGCCGAAAACTTATCCTTCGAAGCCTCAAGAGCTGTCCTTGTCGTGGGACCGAGACAGTCAGGAAAATCCACGCTTCTATGGCATCTCCTCCAGGATGTTTTTCCTAATGTGCTCTTTCTCAATATGGAAGACCCTCTCTTTCGGATCGGCTTTAAGTCTCCCTTTGATCTTCTGTCTCTTATCGAAAAGGAATATCCCTTCATAAAAGCGGTATTTATCGACGAGATACAGCATATGGAAGAAGCGGGGCTTTTTATAAAAGGCCTTGTTGATGAAAAAACAGGACTTTCTGTTTTTATTACCGGCTCTTCCTCCTTTGATCTAAGGAGCAAAACACGGGAATCTCTTGCAGGCAGGGCGCAAAGGACTACACTTTACCCCTTCAGCATGCAGGAGCTTTTAAATAACGAATCTCCAGGCAATGCTGCCGAAGTGCGCGCCTTTGTTGACCGGACAGTTGCAGATCAACTCCTCTACGGGAGCTATCCCGCTGTCCACCTTGCAACCATACGAAAAAAAAAGATAGAGCTTCTTAACGATCTCGTCGAGGCGCTAATACTGAGGGATGCCTCCGACCTGTACAGGATAAAAAGAGTTGATGCTTTTCGGAAGCTCCTGAACCTCCTTGCCCTTCAGACAGGCAATATGATCAATCTCTCTGAGATAGCGTCTCTGTGCAACACAAACGTCGGGACAATAAGCTCCCACATTGAAATCCTGGAAGAAAGCCATATTGTAAAAGTTCTCCGAACATTTGCCGGAGGAAGGAGAAGAGAGATTACCGGCGCTATAAAAATATTCTTCATTGACAACGGAATACGGAACGAGTTGCTCAACGGTTTCTCTGAAGACTTATCACTCAGGGCCGATGCAGGACAACTTTTTGAAAACTGGGCATTTACGGAACTGCAGAAAAATATGCCCTTTTTGGGAACCATCCATTTCTGGCGCAGCAAGGCAGGCGCAGAGGTGGACTTTGTCATCGAGTACGGCGGCGAATCTTTCGGCATGGAGATAAAATTTACCGGACTTACCCGGCCAGGACTTTCCAGATCCTCCCGCAGTTTTATTGAAGCCTATTCTCCAAAACGGTTTGCGCTCCTCAACCGCACCCTTGAGGAAACCGTAACTGTCGGAACTACCGAGGTAAACTTCATAACCCCTGCCGGCCTTACCCGCTGGCTTAACCTCGTATTCGCATAA
- a CDS encoding hotdog fold thioesterase translates to MNKSNKQEHLNIVKKQFEKDSYAKSLGIVLDKLTDDTIQMHMQLREDMLNMFNRPHGAIIYSLADAAFSVLGNNKNNLSVALDCSITYHASPDPGTTLVVEGEILSQSRRTAVFLFNVYMEKEGLRTLVATMKSVSYRTGKPIDPTTEQ, encoded by the coding sequence ATGAACAAATCCAACAAACAAGAACACCTCAACATCGTAAAGAAGCAGTTTGAGAAAGACAGCTATGCCAAATCCCTGGGGATCGTCCTGGACAAACTGACAGATGATACCATCCAGATGCACATGCAATTGCGCGAGGATATGTTGAATATGTTTAACCGGCCCCATGGTGCAATTATTTATTCTCTCGCAGATGCTGCATTTTCGGTATTAGGAAATAACAAGAACAACCTTTCTGTTGCCCTGGATTGTTCGATTACCTACCACGCAAGCCCTGATCCGGGAACCACACTCGTTGTTGAGGGAGAAATCCTGTCGCAGAGCAGGCGAACGGCTGTCTTTCTGTTTAACGTCTATATGGAAAAAGAAGGCTTGCGTACATTGGTTGCCACTATGAAAAGCGTGTCGTATAGAACCGGAAAGCCAATTGATCCCACTACCGAACAGTAG
- a CDS encoding type II toxin-antitoxin system VapC family toxin translates to MKLFFDTSALVKFFHEEDGSREVTNLIISPENEICVSELVRLEFLSALFRRFRNKEIDEDKLNRATTGFEEEFIAFRVEPLRHVVLEEAESLLKKFGSQHGLRTLDALHLATFTLIAKKDWTFAASDENLCNVVRLLGYKTINPLKK, encoded by the coding sequence ATGAAACTCTTTTTTGACACATCTGCGCTTGTTAAATTCTTTCATGAAGAGGATGGTTCTCGGGAGGTAACGAATTTAATAATCTCCCCTGAGAACGAGATATGTGTTTCCGAACTTGTTAGATTGGAGTTTCTGAGCGCCTTATTTAGAAGGTTCCGAAATAAGGAAATAGATGAAGATAAATTGAACAGAGCAACTACAGGTTTTGAAGAAGAGTTTATCGCTTTCAGAGTTGAGCCCTTAAGACACGTGGTTTTAGAAGAGGCAGAATCTTTATTAAAAAAATTTGGTTCTCAGCATGGATTGAGGACATTAGATGCGTTACATCTTGCCACTTTTACCTTAATCGCGAAAAAGGATTGGACATTCGCGGCTTCCGATGAAAATCTTTGCAATGTTGTAAGACTGCTTGGATATAAAACAATTAACCCGCTCAAAAAATAA
- a CDS encoding winged helix-turn-helix domain-containing protein produces the protein MLLPRIRFEIVYALTKEPGLPYAETARQLGVSNVAISKMMKKESSHEHV, from the coding sequence ATGCTGCTTCCCCGTATCCGTTTCGAAATCGTCTATGCCCTTACAAAAGAACCGGGACTGCCCTATGCTGAAACAGCGCGTCAACTTGGCGTATCAAACGTTGCAATATCAAAAATGATGAAAAAAGAGAGTAGTCATGAGCACGTTTAG